In Pedobacter sp. WC2423, the following are encoded in one genomic region:
- a CDS encoding GNAT family N-acetyltransferase: MLIIKYTPVFKEKCIEIFKSNLPKFFAPDELQLFEAFLDHDTEDNYYVVEDDGHLLGCGGIFLDEKTDEAGLSWGMVHARHHLKGIGKLFTQYRIDLLKKLYPAKIYKIDTSQHTAAFYEKNGFNIVCIIPDGFGKGIDKYTMKMENRLM; this comes from the coding sequence ATGCTTATTATAAAATACACACCAGTTTTTAAAGAGAAATGTATCGAAATATTTAAAAGTAATTTACCTAAATTCTTTGCTCCGGATGAATTGCAATTATTTGAAGCCTTTTTAGATCATGATACTGAAGATAACTATTATGTTGTAGAGGACGATGGACACTTATTAGGCTGTGGTGGCATTTTTTTAGATGAAAAAACTGATGAGGCGGGCCTGTCATGGGGCATGGTGCATGCCCGGCATCACCTGAAAGGAATTGGTAAATTGTTTACACAATACAGGATAGATCTCTTAAAGAAATTATATCCTGCCAAAATCTACAAAATTGATACTTCACAGCATACGGCGGCATTTTATGAAAAAAATGGTTTCAATATAGTCTGCATTATACCAGATGGTTTTGGTAAGGGAATCGATAAGTATACCATGAAAATGGAAAATAGGTTAATGTAA
- a CDS encoding Hsp20/alpha crystallin family protein — protein MTLVKLNAENKKKNVLIPGFNDVFDSIINDTFFSDRLLTRVPAANISESPDHFHLELAAPGLNKEDFKLNLERNVLSVTVEKQPKDQQNQKHFTKREYSYTSFVRSFSLPESADENNIQAKYAAGILTIEIPKKEEAKTISRQIEIQ, from the coding sequence ATGACATTGGTTAAATTAAATGCTGAAAACAAAAAGAAAAACGTATTAATACCAGGCTTTAACGACGTTTTTGATTCAATTATCAATGATACTTTTTTTTCTGACCGTCTGCTAACCAGAGTTCCGGCAGCCAACATCAGCGAAAGCCCTGATCACTTTCATTTGGAGCTTGCTGCACCTGGCTTAAATAAGGAAGATTTCAAACTTAACCTGGAAAGAAATGTATTGAGCGTCACTGTCGAAAAACAACCTAAAGATCAACAAAATCAAAAGCATTTCACCAAGCGTGAATATAGCTACACTTCTTTTGTACGTTCTTTCAGCTTGCCGGAATCAGCTGATGAGAACAATATTCAGGCTAAATATGCAGCTGGTATATTGACAATTGAAATTCCAAAAAAAGAAGAGGCTAAAACAATAAGCCGTCAGATTGAGATCCAATAA
- a CDS encoding CinA family protein yields MNDQLEICGRLLIAQGLTLAFAESATAGRIASDFSLLNDAGKFLKGGIICYDAMLKETLLNVPEEMIKTFTPESMEVTQAIAKGLFELIPADIHIGVTGLTCPGGSESPEKPVGTIFIDCQLHSKPLFSDRKVFEGCPEEIVDQAVQRTAELLITYLS; encoded by the coding sequence ATGAATGACCAACTTGAAATATGCGGAAGATTATTAATCGCTCAGGGACTCACCCTTGCATTTGCGGAAAGTGCAACTGCCGGAAGGATTGCATCAGATTTTTCATTGCTGAATGATGCCGGAAAATTTTTAAAGGGCGGAATTATTTGTTACGATGCAATGCTTAAAGAAACTTTATTAAATGTTCCTGAAGAAATGATCAAAACTTTTACACCGGAATCTATGGAGGTCACACAAGCCATTGCTAAAGGACTCTTTGAATTGATTCCAGCTGACATACACATTGGTGTAACTGGACTTACCTGTCCCGGCGGTAGTGAAAGTCCGGAAAAACCAGTCGGCACGATATTTATTGATTGCCAGCTCCATAGCAAGCCCTTGTTTTCGGACAGAAAAGTATTTGAGGGCTGTCCAGAAGAAATTGTTGATCAGGCTGTACAAAGAACAGCTGAATTGCTGATTACATATTTGTCTTAA
- a CDS encoding glycogen-debranching protein yields MELKILPGKSFPQGATWDGNGVNFTLYTENATGVELCLFDAENEDTEIKLKITERTNLIWHIYVEGICPGQLYGFRVYGPYEPQDGHRFNPHKLLADPYAKAMAGKIDWNDALFGYIIGNKDDDLSYSEVDSAPYVPKSVVIDPAFDWHDDKRPDITYENSIIYEAHVKGLTKLHPGIPETIRGTYAAVGHPVMIDYLKRLGITAIELMPVHDFLSDRHLEEKGLSNYWGYHTIGFFAPDSRYCSSSKHGAQVKLIAEPWDIGEDGYQVGKFPPGWAEWNGKYRDEVRQFWNHTAPNLPEFTNRLTGSADLYQNERKPTASINFITAHDGFTLNDLVSYHEKHNQANGEENRDGESHNHSFNFGVEGPTENATVNAARAQQKRNFLATLFLSQGVPMLLAGDEMGRSQKGNNNGYCQDNEISWINWSLLDNDLLDFTKQLIHIRKQHPVFCRKNWFKGSPVKENGVNDIACFLPSGQTMNEQDWHIPIGEAQSIAIFLNGKGINSVDAAGEKITDVNFYMIYNSSVEQINYKLPEAAYGRSWVPVMNTMLQVSSDPNYLAESIVTVGGRSVMLLKEEQ; encoded by the coding sequence ATGGAATTAAAAATTTTACCTGGAAAATCATTTCCACAAGGGGCTACCTGGGACGGCAATGGTGTAAATTTCACCTTGTATACTGAAAATGCAACAGGAGTAGAGTTGTGCCTGTTTGATGCTGAGAACGAGGATACTGAAATCAAGTTGAAAATCACTGAGCGGACAAACCTGATCTGGCATATTTATGTTGAAGGTATCTGTCCCGGCCAATTGTATGGGTTTCGGGTTTATGGACCATATGAACCCCAGGATGGACATCGTTTTAACCCGCATAAACTACTTGCAGACCCTTATGCAAAAGCGATGGCGGGAAAAATTGATTGGAACGATGCACTTTTTGGATACATCATTGGCAACAAAGATGATGATTTGAGCTATAGTGAAGTAGATAGTGCCCCTTACGTCCCTAAATCTGTAGTTATTGATCCTGCCTTTGACTGGCACGATGATAAGCGCCCCGATATTACTTATGAAAATTCAATTATTTATGAGGCACATGTAAAGGGGCTCACTAAACTACATCCTGGTATTCCCGAAACAATTCGTGGAACTTATGCAGCAGTCGGGCACCCGGTTATGATTGACTACCTGAAAAGGCTTGGTATAACAGCCATTGAGCTAATGCCTGTTCATGACTTTTTAAGTGACAGACACCTTGAAGAAAAAGGCCTGAGTAATTATTGGGGTTACCATACGATAGGTTTTTTCGCTCCTGATTCACGCTACTGTTCAAGTAGTAAACACGGAGCTCAGGTCAAACTTATTGCTGAACCCTGGGACATCGGTGAAGATGGTTATCAAGTTGGGAAATTTCCACCGGGCTGGGCAGAATGGAATGGTAAATACCGTGACGAAGTTCGCCAGTTCTGGAACCATACTGCACCTAATTTGCCCGAGTTTACTAATCGGCTCACTGGTAGTGCTGATTTGTACCAGAATGAGAGAAAACCTACGGCCAGTATCAATTTTATTACTGCCCATGATGGTTTTACATTGAACGACCTGGTTTCTTATCATGAAAAACATAACCAGGCTAATGGTGAGGAAAATCGTGACGGGGAAAGCCATAACCATTCTTTTAATTTTGGCGTAGAAGGACCGACAGAAAATGCAACTGTTAATGCGGCCAGAGCACAACAAAAAAGAAATTTTCTGGCCACTCTTTTCCTATCTCAAGGCGTGCCGATGCTATTGGCAGGTGATGAAATGGGACGTTCGCAAAAAGGTAATAATAATGGATATTGTCAGGACAATGAAATATCATGGATTAACTGGAGCCTCTTAGACAACGATTTATTAGACTTTACAAAGCAATTGATCCATATTCGCAAGCAACATCCTGTCTTTTGCCGTAAAAATTGGTTTAAAGGGAGCCCGGTCAAAGAAAATGGAGTAAATGATATTGCGTGTTTTCTACCTTCAGGACAAACCATGAATGAACAGGACTGGCATATACCTATAGGAGAAGCGCAATCTATAGCTATATTTTTAAACGGTAAAGGTATCAATAGTGTAGATGCTGCTGGAGAAAAGATTACCGATGTTAACTTTTATATGATTTATAATTCAAGTGTTGAACAAATCAATTACAAATTGCCTGAAGCAGCTTATGGCAGGTCATGGGTTCCTGTAATGAATACTATGCTCCAGGTAAGCAGTGACCCTAACTATCTGGCAGAATCAATTGTTACGGTTGGCGGCAGATCGGTTATGCTATTGAAGGAAGAACAATAA
- a CDS encoding FAD-dependent oxidoreductase yields the protein MENKSKQDLTVQRDSATLSVWQRNAIMPDLQQTKGFNRDQVYDCLIVGAGITGITTALLLQQAGLNCVIAEARSAGFGTTSGTSAHLNTFFDATYPEIESDFGHDAAKLTAQAGKEAFDIICSFVKDLKIDCDLEFKQAWLYAENEKENKELIQILEASKRAGLQVEIATESDVPVPFSTVIKFEQQGQFHPLKYINGLLAEYIALGGILLENTPIISYEPEGDSHIAKAGSVAIKANKIVYATHMPPGINLLDLSNAPYRSYVIGLRLKDDQYPAGLAYDMQEPYHYFRTHIIDGQKYLLVGGEDHKTGHGDPDKAFENLKTYVSQYYKVESVDFEWSAQYYVPADGLPYIGQLPGHDQDIFVATGFNGNGMMFGTLSGRIIADLILGKKNKYQQLFDPSRLKPLAGFKAFVKENADVAWHFLADRFSFERLDELQKLKAGEGKLVKFEDKQLAVYKDATGKITALNPTCTHAGCIVQFNHAEQSWDCPCHGGRFDISGKVLNGPPTQDLEKIIINYDLQV from the coding sequence ATGGAGAATAAAAGCAAACAAGATTTAACTGTCCAAAGAGATAGTGCAACCCTGAGCGTATGGCAAAGAAATGCTATTATGCCCGATCTTCAGCAAACAAAGGGTTTTAATCGCGATCAAGTATACGATTGTTTAATTGTTGGCGCAGGAATCACCGGTATTACCACCGCTTTGCTGCTGCAGCAGGCAGGCCTGAACTGTGTGATTGCTGAGGCGCGCTCTGCTGGATTTGGGACAACCAGTGGTACCAGCGCACATTTAAACACCTTTTTCGATGCGACTTATCCAGAGATCGAAAGTGATTTCGGACATGATGCTGCAAAGTTAACAGCCCAGGCCGGTAAAGAAGCATTTGATATCATTTGTAGTTTTGTAAAAGACTTGAAGATTGATTGCGATCTGGAGTTTAAACAAGCCTGGCTGTATGCCGAAAATGAAAAGGAAAACAAGGAGTTAATACAAATTCTTGAAGCATCTAAAAGAGCAGGCCTGCAAGTTGAAATCGCAACTGAAAGTGATGTGCCAGTTCCTTTTTCAACTGTAATTAAATTTGAACAGCAAGGGCAGTTTCATCCTTTGAAGTATATCAACGGATTGCTTGCTGAATATATAGCTTTAGGCGGAATACTCCTTGAAAATACACCAATCATATCTTATGAACCTGAAGGAGATAGTCACATCGCTAAAGCCGGTTCAGTAGCCATAAAAGCCAATAAAATTGTTTATGCCACACATATGCCCCCAGGGATAAACCTGCTGGATTTAAGCAATGCACCCTATCGGAGTTATGTGATTGGTTTAAGATTAAAAGATGACCAGTACCCTGCAGGTTTAGCTTATGATATGCAGGAACCTTATCATTACTTCAGAACACATATTATTGATGGGCAAAAATATCTGCTCGTGGGCGGAGAAGACCATAAAACTGGTCATGGTGATCCCGATAAGGCTTTTGAAAATCTGAAAACTTATGTAAGCCAGTACTACAAAGTCGAATCTGTAGACTTTGAATGGTCTGCTCAATATTATGTGCCAGCAGATGGTTTACCTTACATCGGGCAACTTCCTGGTCATGATCAGGATATTTTTGTTGCCACCGGCTTTAATGGTAATGGAATGATGTTCGGTACACTTTCCGGCAGAATTATAGCAGATCTTATCCTGGGAAAGAAAAATAAATATCAACAATTGTTTGATCCTTCCAGGTTAAAACCATTGGCAGGTTTCAAAGCATTTGTAAAAGAAAATGCAGATGTGGCCTGGCATTTTCTGGCTGACCGTTTTTCATTTGAACGACTTGATGAGCTTCAGAAATTAAAAGCAGGCGAGGGGAAGCTTGTCAAGTTTGAGGATAAACAATTAGCAGTTTATAAAGATGCAACGGGTAAAATTACGGCATTAAACCCAACCTGTACACATGCAGGGTGTATAGTACAGTTTAACCATGCAGAGCAGAGCTGGGATTGCCCCTGTCACGGCGGCAGATTTGATATTTCAGGCAAAGTCCTGAATGGTCCCCCAACTCAGGATCTCGAAAAAATTATCATCAATTATGATCTGCAGGTATGA
- a CDS encoding SDR family oxidoreductase, translating to MENEKNKITRRKVIGNLAFGAAALAATPVLGASKSGLSSFSLAKGLEDPTGLYPKPPFKEQKQPWPGLVSKMDPRPDHGEASYKGSGRLAGRKALITGGDSGMGRAAAIAYAREGADVAINYLPAEESDAREVIELIKKEGRKAIAIPGDLREEEFCKKLVAQAVKGMGGLDILVNNAGRQQTRESILDISSEDFDATMKTNIYAPFWITKAALPHLKPGSAIISTTSVQATDPSAELFDYAQTKSANTSYVRSLAKQLASKGIRVNGVAPGPIWTALQVSGGATMEKLKNFGGDTPFGRPGQPAELASIYVQLAAADASYATGQIYGAAGGGGQP from the coding sequence ATGGAAAATGAAAAGAACAAAATCACACGTCGTAAGGTAATAGGCAACCTTGCTTTTGGGGCAGCCGCTCTGGCAGCGACCCCTGTATTGGGAGCTTCAAAATCAGGATTAAGCAGTTTTTCTCTGGCTAAAGGTCTTGAAGATCCGACAGGTTTATATCCCAAACCTCCATTTAAGGAACAGAAGCAACCCTGGCCCGGGCTGGTCAGTAAAATGGATCCAAGACCTGATCATGGTGAAGCCAGTTATAAAGGTTCCGGTCGTTTGGCAGGGCGTAAAGCACTGATTACTGGCGGTGATTCGGGTATGGGCAGGGCTGCTGCAATTGCTTATGCAAGAGAAGGAGCAGATGTAGCCATAAATTACCTTCCGGCAGAAGAATCTGATGCCAGAGAAGTGATTGAACTGATTAAAAAAGAAGGGCGTAAAGCGATTGCCATTCCTGGTGATTTGCGGGAAGAAGAATTTTGTAAAAAATTAGTAGCACAAGCAGTGAAAGGTATGGGAGGGTTGGACATCCTGGTTAACAACGCAGGGCGCCAGCAAACCAGGGAATCGATTCTGGACATCTCTTCTGAGGATTTTGATGCAACCATGAAAACCAATATTTACGCTCCTTTCTGGATTACAAAAGCTGCATTGCCGCATTTGAAACCTGGATCTGCTATCATCTCGACAACATCTGTGCAGGCTACTGACCCTTCTGCAGAATTGTTTGATTATGCACAAACTAAATCAGCTAATACCAGCTATGTAAGGTCGCTTGCCAAGCAATTAGCGTCTAAAGGTATTCGTGTAAATGGCGTTGCGCCGGGTCCGATCTGGACTGCTTTGCAAGTAAGTGGTGGGGCTACTATGGAAAAACTCAAAAACTTTGGAGGTGATACACCATTTGGCAGACCAGGACAGCCAGCTGAACTAGCCTCTATCTATGTTCAACTGGCAGCAGCTGACGCCAGTTATGCTACAGGCCAGATTTATGGTGCAGCCGGTGGCGGCGGACAACCATAA
- a CDS encoding DUF6766 family protein, translating into MKTKPGRPSYFYRNGLTIVFLILFVITLGAQALTGWKQHNNDLKEAHAQEISLGTYLKSGHFISATFENFESEFLQMALYVMLTISLRQIGSAESKQLDKPEEVDREPIPSPNAPWAVRKGGWILKLYSNSLSICFVILFFASWAMHLYGSWDNHNAEQLSKKLPTVTIIDYLGESEFWFETFQNWQSEFLSVASIVFLTIYLRQKGSPESKPVDAPHLETGK; encoded by the coding sequence ATGAAAACAAAACCAGGGCGACCTTCCTACTTCTACCGCAACGGCCTTACTATAGTTTTCCTTATTTTATTTGTGATTACCCTTGGTGCCCAGGCATTAACAGGCTGGAAACAGCACAATAATGATTTAAAGGAAGCGCACGCACAGGAAATCAGTTTGGGTACTTATCTTAAAAGCGGTCATTTCATATCTGCAACTTTCGAAAACTTCGAAAGTGAATTCCTGCAAATGGCGTTATATGTGATGCTTACAATTTCACTCCGCCAAATTGGTTCGGCAGAGTCAAAACAACTCGACAAGCCCGAAGAAGTTGATCGGGAGCCCATCCCCTCACCAAATGCACCCTGGGCCGTAAGAAAGGGTGGATGGATTCTGAAATTATACAGTAATTCTCTTTCTATTTGTTTTGTCATTCTGTTTTTTGCCAGCTGGGCAATGCACTTATACGGAAGCTGGGATAACCACAATGCAGAACAGTTGTCCAAAAAGCTACCAACAGTAACTATAATAGATTACCTTGGAGAGTCAGAATTCTGGTTTGAGACCTTTCAGAACTGGCAAAGCGAGTTTCTATCTGTAGCCTCAATAGTGTTTTTAACCATTTATCTACGCCAAAAAGGCTCGCCAGAGTCAAAGCCGGTCGATGCCCCACATTTGGAAACTGGTAAATAA
- a CDS encoding ferritin-like domain-containing protein — translation MATTTKSNEKATPKANTKKTGSKPTEKTGKMENSEFHEFFVDELKDIYWAEKHLVKALPKMKKAATSPELANAFEKHTEETNTHIATLEQVFSLLEEKPQAKKCDAMDGLLKEADGIIEDTDAGTMIRDAGLILAAQKVEHYEIATYGTLVVFAQNMGHTKVAELLQFTLDNEKETDAALTEVAESFINEEAAAE, via the coding sequence ATGGCAACTACAACAAAATCAAACGAAAAAGCAACTCCAAAAGCAAACACAAAAAAAACAGGTTCAAAACCAACTGAAAAAACTGGTAAGATGGAAAACTCCGAATTCCATGAATTCTTTGTGGATGAGTTGAAAGACATTTACTGGGCAGAAAAACATTTGGTCAAAGCTTTACCAAAAATGAAAAAAGCAGCTACCAGTCCGGAATTGGCCAATGCTTTTGAAAAACATACCGAAGAGACCAATACGCATATAGCAACCCTGGAGCAGGTATTTTCATTATTAGAAGAAAAGCCACAGGCCAAAAAATGTGATGCAATGGATGGCTTGTTAAAAGAAGCGGATGGTATTATTGAAGATACCGATGCGGGTACTATGATTCGTGATGCAGGTTTAATCCTTGCCGCACAGAAAGTAGAACACTATGAGATCGCAACGTATGGAACGCTTGTAGTATTTGCACAAAATATGGGCCATACCAAAGTTGCTGAGTTATTGCAATTCACTTTGGACAACGAAAAAGAAACTGACGCAGCATTAACAGAAGTAGCTGAAAGCTTCATCAATGAGGAAGCAGCTGCAGAATAA
- a CDS encoding cupin domain-containing protein, with protein MKTQGYIKLISSADNNENSVLQLNILPGEKTPWHFHTLFSETFEVLKGTLEVGKGKDIHYLKKGDIVTIAPNEKHYYHNISNEECRVTTTLNPGNKNFENSMFILKGLAKDGLANTAGTSRKFSDLVLFIYLSNSRMVGFQKIAEPVFNFFAKAAIKNGSLNKLIKRYCNSPI; from the coding sequence ATGAAAACTCAGGGATATATTAAACTGATTAGTTCAGCAGACAACAATGAAAACAGTGTGCTGCAATTAAATATTCTTCCGGGTGAAAAAACGCCATGGCATTTCCACACTTTATTTTCAGAAACATTTGAGGTTTTAAAAGGGACACTGGAAGTAGGTAAAGGTAAAGATATCCACTATTTAAAGAAGGGGGATATCGTCACTATAGCACCGAACGAAAAGCATTATTATCATAATATTTCTAACGAGGAATGCAGGGTAACGACAACCCTTAATCCTGGCAATAAAAACTTTGAGAATTCAATGTTTATTCTAAAAGGGCTTGCGAAAGATGGCTTGGCAAATACAGCAGGAACTTCACGCAAGTTTTCAGATTTAGTGCTGTTTATATATTTAAGCAATTCCAGAATGGTAGGGTTTCAAAAAATAGCCGAACCGGTATTTAATTTTTTTGCTAAAGCAGCTATCAAAAACGGAAGTCTGAATAAATTGATAAAGAGATATTGTAATAGTCCTATTTGA
- a CDS encoding DUF4267 domain-containing protein, whose amino-acid sequence MSTKISYTIALLLGLGMIFLGARFFLSPEVATAGYGIHFNVNGDYSFQYIKGIRDIFSGLLICVFVLMNERRALGVTLLAGTMIPVTDMLIVLSKSYNGVIQAMPHIIAIVICAVFGIILLTTKSKKQL is encoded by the coding sequence ATGTCAACAAAAATTTCTTATACAATCGCACTTTTACTGGGACTGGGAATGATTTTTCTGGGAGCCCGCTTTTTCTTATCTCCTGAAGTTGCTACAGCCGGATATGGCATACACTTTAATGTAAATGGCGACTATTCTTTTCAATACATAAAAGGGATCAGAGACATATTTTCAGGGCTGCTGATCTGTGTATTTGTACTGATGAATGAAAGACGCGCTTTGGGCGTGACTTTATTAGCAGGGACCATGATTCCGGTTACCGATATGCTTATTGTTCTCAGCAAAAGCTACAATGGCGTTATTCAAGCTATGCCCCACATCATTGCGATCGTCATTTGTGCGGTATTCGGGATAATCTTACTTACAACTAAATCAAAAAAACAATTATGA
- a CDS encoding Crp/Fnr family transcriptional regulator — translation MINNLLDSIQNLITLSPAEIGTVTALFKEKSYKKGDFFLEEGRICKQVGFVVKGLMRYYINHDGEEKTYAFSQENNYVCNYESFLPQKPSSKIIQALEDCMVLTISYDDLQLLYANVREGERFGRIAIEAVFIQLLKDINSFYTETPELRYERFINAHADLQQRISQYHIASFVGVKPQSLSRIRKRIFTRF, via the coding sequence ATGATAAATAACTTACTTGATAGTATACAAAATCTAATTACACTAAGCCCGGCCGAGATAGGCACTGTAACTGCTTTGTTTAAAGAAAAGAGCTATAAAAAGGGAGATTTCTTTTTAGAAGAGGGACGAATTTGTAAACAAGTTGGGTTTGTTGTAAAGGGATTAATGCGATACTACATTAATCATGATGGTGAGGAAAAAACATATGCCTTTTCACAGGAAAATAATTATGTGTGTAATTATGAAAGTTTTCTTCCCCAAAAACCATCTTCAAAAATCATTCAAGCCTTAGAAGATTGTATGGTTTTAACGATTTCGTACGATGACCTGCAATTGCTCTATGCGAACGTTCGTGAAGGGGAACGTTTTGGCAGGATAGCAATTGAAGCTGTTTTTATACAATTACTGAAAGATATCAATTCATTTTATACCGAAACTCCTGAACTGCGCTATGAGCGGTTTATAAATGCCCATGCAGACTTGCAACAAAGAATTTCCCAATATCACATAGCCTCATTTGTTGGGGTTAAGCCACAATCGCTTAGCCGTATCCGTAAAAGAATTTTTACCCGATTTTGA
- a CDS encoding DUF4385 family protein: MNLNTRLFSITRQRKPSYLNNGYTQLERGTGETEKAASAAIFYKKWKAAEADIKYAKMKSAWKKERG, from the coding sequence ATAAATCTTAATACCCGATTATTTAGCATAACCAGGCAACGAAAACCCTCTTACCTTAATAACGGTTATACCCAGCTGGAGCGCGGAACCGGGGAAACAGAAAAAGCAGCATCAGCAGCCATCTTTTATAAGAAATGGAAAGCTGCTGAAGCCGATATAAAATATGCTAAAATGAAGTCAGCATGGAAAAAAGAGCGGGGTTAA
- a CDS encoding PAS domain S-box protein, translating into MDFLNNLYKDIFQLSPQPMWIYDIDTLRFLEVNEAAIRHYGYSREDFLSMTIKEIRPEDTIPKFELAMENVHRYKERFTNKRYKHLKKNGDIISVEIKSNLFESDGRSVELIIATDITSQLQYEQAAKRLEETLFLSENRFKALVQAGSDLTSVIDMDGKYKFLSESCISLLKIYPEKMIGKTAYDYVHPEDRERVIEQMNSLLEVERIHIKPFRFLNGDNEWRWLTTTARNMLGDPAILGIVTNSTDITELINKNEELRLSNDRYKLMLKAADEAICDWDIENDIANWSVGFNEIFGYNMDVYNNTLWSDNIFPEDKEQALKELNDAVKNPETEVLHSEYRFFKANREVAIIHYRGIFLRDKDGNAIRAIGSYRDITAYKETISRVQRQAMQLQEIAWTQSHKIRDSLAKIIGLADLLKNEDFTTDAQKEILTFLNESATELDKGIRNIVSITYTLDKS; encoded by the coding sequence ATGGACTTTCTAAATAACCTTTATAAAGATATCTTCCAGCTAAGCCCGCAGCCAATGTGGATTTATGATATTGATACTTTACGTTTTCTTGAAGTCAATGAAGCTGCTATACGCCATTATGGATATTCCAGAGAAGATTTTTTAAGCATGACTATCAAAGAAATAAGGCCAGAAGATACTATCCCCAAATTTGAGCTGGCTATGGAGAATGTTCACAGGTATAAAGAGCGCTTCACAAACAAACGCTATAAACACTTAAAAAAAAACGGGGATATTATTTCTGTCGAAATTAAGAGTAATCTATTTGAATCAGATGGAAGGTCCGTTGAACTTATAATCGCTACTGATATAACTTCACAGTTACAATATGAACAAGCAGCAAAAAGATTAGAAGAAACGCTGTTCCTCAGTGAAAACAGATTTAAAGCACTTGTACAGGCAGGATCAGATTTAACATCCGTAATCGATATGGACGGAAAATATAAGTTTCTAAGTGAAAGCTGTATTAGTTTGCTTAAAATATATCCCGAAAAAATGATAGGTAAAACTGCCTATGATTATGTACACCCCGAAGACCGGGAAAGGGTTATAGAACAGATGAATTCTTTGCTTGAAGTTGAAAGGATCCACATAAAACCTTTCCGGTTCCTGAATGGTGACAATGAATGGCGATGGTTAACGACTACCGCAAGAAATATGCTTGGAGACCCTGCTATTTTAGGGATTGTGACAAATTCTACTGATATAACCGAGCTCATCAATAAAAATGAAGAATTAAGGCTAAGCAATGACAGGTATAAGTTAATGCTTAAGGCAGCAGATGAAGCTATCTGCGACTGGGATATTGAAAATGATATAGCTAACTGGAGTGTGGGTTTCAATGAAATTTTTGGTTATAATATGGATGTATATAACAATACATTATGGTCTGACAATATCTTTCCCGAGGATAAGGAACAAGCTTTAAAAGAGTTAAATGATGCAGTAAAAAATCCAGAAACAGAAGTGCTGCATTCTGAATACCGATTTTTTAAAGCAAATAGAGAAGTTGCTATTATCCATTATAGAGGCATATTTCTGCGGGATAAAGACGGAAATGCAATTAGAGCTATTGGCTCTTACAGAGATATTACAGCTTATAAAGAGACCATCTCCCGGGTGCAGAGACAGGCCATGCAATTGCAGGAAATTGCATGGACACAATCCCATAAAATCAGAGACTCTCTCGCGAAAATAATTGGATTAGCTGATTTGCTGAAGAATGAAGATTTTACCACTGATGCTCAAAAAGAGATTTTAACTTTTTTAAATGAATCCGCAACTGAACTGGATAAAGGAATCAGAAATATAGTCAGTATCACCTATACTTTAGATAAATCTTAA